A stretch of DNA from Nitrospinota bacterium:
CCACCCGGAATATCCAAAATAATCAATCGGGAAGCATTTGCATTATTGCCGGATTCACCGTGTTGTTCCGGCGAAAGCGGCGTGAACAAAGGGCGGAGCTGGAACGCCTTAAGAAAGAGGTAGCAAAGGTCGAGACCGATATCGGGCATTTCGAAAAGAAATTCTCAAACGAAAATTTTGTGAAGAACGCGCCGAAGGATGTCCTCGAAAAGGACATGGCGAAGAACGAAGAGCTGAAAAATAAACTCGCCAGCCTCAAAGACTCCGTCTCCCGCCTCTCGTAGTTACCATCATTAAAAGGGATCGCTCCTTTTATTAAATTCATTTATGCTATAGTACGAACCTTGTACCAGTCATTTGTCAACGGAACGGGGGATTATGAAGAGAGATTGTTCTGTTCCAAAGCTATAAGTAAATTTATTTTATAGAATTAAAATACGGGGGATAAATAGATGAAAAAAAGTTCAGATTTGAAGGGTATTTCAGGCTTTCAAAAAGGAATGAAGATAGTTAGTCATTCGATAGTAACAACCTCGGGACTAGTTTTTGCTGTGTTGGGCGGTTTGTTTACATGTTTAGGGCTTTTAGGGCTCATAATGGGTCGTGGAGACGAGCAGTTACCAAGTATAATCATAGCCGAATTAGGTGTGATAATTGTAGGGATTAGCATAGGAATAACGAAAATGAAGTAGTGCAAAAGGTGACGCTTCCCTTTTTTATGATACATTCTCAAGAATTCGGCACAGCGATTATTTTAGGAAACTTATAAATTCCTCAACTGTCAGGCCTGCCTGTTCGATTATGTTATTCAATGTCCCCTTTTTGAGATCCCTTGAGTGCATCGGGACTGTGACCCGAAAATTATCCTTTTTAAGTATTTTGTGGCTTCCGCTTTGTCGAAGTTCTTTGAAACCGGCCCTGACTAACGCTTTAACAGTATTCTTGCCATTAAGCGTCGGCAGTTTCTTCAACTATTGTTTCCACTTCAAGGAAGAGACGGTTCTCTTCCGGCACTGGGATTCCGTCCGCCTTTAGACTTTCAATGTATAGGGTAATCGCGTCCTTTATATTCAAAAGAGCTTCATCGAAGGTATCCCCTTCCGATATACACCCGGGAAGCGATGGTACTGTTACTGTGTATCCGCCTTCAACCTGCGGCTCAAATATAACCTTATAATATGTTTTCATAATTTTACCATGCTCATATTTTGCATCCATAATATTAAAAAGTCAAAAGCTTTAAAAACCCTGTTCCCTATTAGAAAAGTGGACGTTCTCCTTATTTTCTCTTTATTTCGGCTGGGCGTCAGGCGGAGGATGCCGTTTTTACTTTTCTCTTGGGTCTCTTTGGTGTGGCGGTGACGGCAAGGCTTAGCCTCATCGCTTTCAGTACAGCGTTTAGGCTTTTGTATTCCGGGTTCCCTTTTTCCGACAACATTTCCTAAAGATGCACTTCGCTAAGTTTTGATAGAATTGTCATCCCCGCGCGGGCGGGGAGCCAGTTGTTTTTCTCATTAACGAAACTGTAGGGCTGGAGCCCGTTTTCACGGGAATGACAAAAAGGGAATGCTTCTTACATTATCTTGCCAATCTAAAACTTATAACTGATAGAATGCGTTGAGAGGCGCATTATGACTTTGGCATTAATCAGTATCATCATCGGTTTGGTTCTCCTTGTATGGAGCGCGGACCGTTTTGTGGAAGGTTCCGCCGTGGTGGCGCGCCATTTCGGCGTCCCTCCGCTCCTTGTGGGGATGCTGATAATCGGATTCGGCACCTCCGCTCCCGAGATGGTGGTCTCCGCCATCGCATCATTACAGGGGAATCCCGGCCTCGCTCTCGGCAACGCGTACGGTTCCAACATCACAAACATCGCCCTGATACTCGGCCTGACCGCGCTAATAGGTCCCATAGCGATCCATTCGCAGATAATCAGAAGGGAGCTCCCCGCCCTTATAGCCGTTACCGGGCTGACGATAGCGCTTCTCTGGGACGGCGATCTCTCCCGTATAGACGCGATTATCCTTCTATCGGTGTTCTGCATACTTACAGTCTGGAGCATCCGGCTAGGCTTGCGGGAGCGAGCCGACACGCTGAAAGGGGAGATAGAGGCGGAGCTTTCCTCCATCGCTATGTCGGTGGGGAGGGCGGCCTTCTGGCTCGTGGTCGGGCTTGTGATCCTTATTGCCAGTTCGAGGATGCTCGTTTGGGGGTCCGTGGAGATAGCCCGCGCGCTGGGTGTGAGCGACCTTATAATCGGCCTTACGATAGTTGCGGTCGGGACATCCCTTCCGGAACTCGCTTCATCGCTGATAGCGGCGCGAAAGGGTGAGCATGACCTCGCCATCGGCAACGTGATAGGTTCCAACCTTTTCAACACCCTTACGGTTGTTGGCATAGCCGGGGTGATAAACCCTATGATGATAGAGCCGGAGGTGCTTTCGCGCGATGTCCTCGTAATGAGCCTGTTGACCCTATTCCTATTTTTACTCGGCTACGGATTCCGCGGGGAGGGGCGTGTAAACCGTCTGGAGGGGGGGATACTGCTGTTCTCCTACATCGGCTATACGGCCTATCTGATACATAGCGTCTTTTAGAACATTTTCCTGTTCCCCTTGCGGCGCCGCACTCCGCACCGCGTAACGCCGTAAAAGTTGTCGTCACAGAAACCAGAAATTGCCGATTGAGCAGATAAACCGCATCGGAAATCGGACGATAGCGAAATATGGCGGGAGAGCGGTTCTTTAAGCGACGATATCGACGCGTGTCCCTATCTTTGAGCGTTCAGCGGCGGAGATGCGTTGCCATGTGGAATCTTTTCTCTGTTGTGATTCGCTTTGCAGGACTTCGCGCCCGTGGTCGGAAAGCTCCCTGTTCGGCCTGGTGACCGCCTCTAGAGGCGGTAGTCTGTCGGTTGGTGATACTGCCATAGCTCCTCCGATCCCCATTTTACCAGAGATGAGGGTTTTTCGGATTTTGGGAGGTCAGCCGTTCATCTTCTTCAGCTCGGTTTTTGCTTCCAAGGCGGAGTCCGTGTCGCCATAGCTTGCGACCAGATCTTCGAAAACCTTTTTAGCTTTTGCGAACGCCTCTTCGTTCTGATACGACTTCCCCTTGAGGAGGAGGGCGCGCGGGACTAGTTTGGAAGAGGGGAAAATGGCAACGAATTCGTCAACGCGCCTGATGCAGGAGCCGAAGGCGTCTATCCTGAAATAGAATTCGATTATGTACATCTGCTTTTGCGCGAGGAGTTCTTCCAGTGAGCCAAGTTTTTCCTTCGCGAAACCGTGTGCCGGGTGGCCCGGGTATTTCATGACAAAATTCGTGAAGGCCTCAATAGTCTCCTCGGTAGCCGACTGGTCGCGCGGGATATCCTTGATATCCCGGTAATAGCTCATCCCTTCGTAAAAGAGGGCGTGAGGTGTCCTCTCATCGAGCGGATATAGCTCCTGGAAACGCTTGTACACCGGAGCGGCGAGGTAGAAATCACCCTGCATATAGTATGAGTCGGCTGAGCCGAGCAGCGCGTGTAGCCTCAGCGGGCTGTCCGGGAACTCATCGAGGATCTCCTGGTACTTTTTTTGCGCAAACTCGTATTTCCCCTTGGCGAAATAGTAGTTTGCTTCGTCGAAGCTCTCGTTTGCAAGTATCTGCTTATCGGTCGTGGCGCAACCGGAGAGGATGGCTCCGCAGATCAGGAGGGAGCCGATGTTCCGTATCAGTTTGGCATTCATTTTCATCGGGACATTCTACCCTGTAAAGGGGGGATGGCAATACTGCTATTCTTTTTCTGTTTTCATCCCCCAAAACGGGTAAAATTACCCGGATATGGTTTCAGGAAAGCGCGTATGGTCCCGGCTGTCGCCGCCGCATGTTATGGCCCTTATGTTCCTCGTGGTTATTCTCATTGGCGTCGTTCTGCTCATGCTCCCTGTTTCGCACAAAGTGCCGATATCGTTCATTGACGCGCTCTTCACGTCGACATCCGCCACATGCGTAACGGGACTGATGACCGTAAACGCGGCTGAGACCTTTACCTTTTTCGGGCAGGTGGTGCTCCTCTTTCTTATCCAGATAGGGGGGATGGGGATTACGTTCGTATCTTCGTTCTTCATGATCATGCTCGGGAGGTCGATGTCGATACGGGGCTCCTCGATGGTTCATGAAAGTTTTTCCTCTTCATACAGGATAGATCTCCACAAACTTATACTTTCCATACTTGTCCTGGTGCTCGCTTTTGAGGCGCTGGGAACCGTGAGCCTCACCTGGTACTTGTGGGACATGTTCCCGCCGGCGACGGCAATCTGGGTAGGGCTTTTTCATTCCGTTTCGGGATTTTTCAACGCCGGGATATCGATATTGCCGGAAGGGCTCGACTCCCTGCCAAAGAATCCGATACAGGATATTATATTCACCGTGCTGATATGGGGGGGCGCTCTCGGCTTCATGACATACCGTGAGTTTTACGAGAGGATCAAATATCCCAGCGTCGCGAAGAGGAACTGGTCGCTTCAGACGAGGATAGTTATGGTTTATACAGCGGGTTTGACCGTTGTCGGGGCGCTTGGGATATATCTGTTTGAGCGCAACGGCGTCCTTGCCGGATTGCCGTTTTATGAGCAGGTAACGAATTCGATCTTCCATTCCGTCTCCGCGCGAACCGCCGGTTTTTCAAACGTCGATTTTTTCTATTTGAACAATTCCACCCTCTACCTTTTCATGTTGCTCATGTTCATAGGGGGGGGGCCTGGCTCGGCGGCGGGGGGTATCAAGGTTACGACCTTTGCCATACTGATAGGTCTTGCGATGTCGAGATACAGGGGGCACGAATCTGCGCATATATTCAACCGGGCCATACCGGAGGAGATAGTTTCCAGGTCGATATCGATAGTCTTTTTATCCGTTATTGTAATGACGATATTCCTCTTTTTTCTTCTCGTTTCGGAAGCGCATCTTGTGGATCCGCATACGGGGGGGAGGGCGACATTCATGGAAATTCTTTTCGAAGCGGTGTCGGCGCATGGCACCGTGGGGCTGAGCATGGGGATAACGCCGAAACTTTCCGGTATCGGGAAATTCCTTGTTGTGCTGATGATGTTTACCGGGAGGCTGGGACCGCTTGCCATTGCGGTGCTGGTCGGTACCAGGGAGAAGGGGAAAGCGTCGTTCAAGTTGTCAGAAGAATCGGTTATGGTAGGATAGCGCTATGAAAAAGACAAAGAGGTTTGCGGTAATAGGTCTTGGGAAGTTCGGGTTTTATCTTGCGCGCAGTCTGTTCGAGCGCGGGCACGATGTGATCTCCATCGACATCGACAAGGATGTCGTACAGGAAATAAAAGACTATTCAACGCAGGCGATAATCGCTGATGCCACCAACAAGGATACGCTTCTCTCGCTGGGGATAAAGGATGTCGATATCGCGATCGTCAGCCTGGGAACAAGAATGGATCACTCCATCCTCGTCACCCTCCACCTGAAGGAGATAGGGTTGAATGAGATAGTCGTAAAGGCTATCACAGAGGATCACAGGAAGATACTCAGCATGATAGGCGCGACTGAAGTGATCTTTCCAGAGAGGGACATGGCCGAAAAGCTCGCTCACTCCCTTTCATCTCCGAACATAATGGATTTCCTCCCGCTTACGGAAGGGGTCTCCATAATGGAGGTGGTACCTTTGAAGTCGTTTGTCGGGAAGAGCATAAAGGATATTCAGTTGCGCAATAAATTCGGAGTTCAGGTAATAGCCGTAAAGGAGATAGTCCCTGAGAGAATGAATCTCATACCGGCCCCGGATACGATAGTGAAAGAGTCGGACGTCCTCGTGTTGATGGGACGTGATGAAGACCTGGCGAAACTGGAAGATCAAAGCGAGTAAGTCATTCTCTTTTTCTGAGCCGGATGCGGACTCAAATAGACGGAAACGCAAACCTGAAAAGGAAGGGGCGCTATTTGAGGGTTATACCGGCCTGACGAATAACCTGTTTGGCGCTTATTTTCACGACTGCCATCTCGGAGAGGTTTGACATAAGCACCGAAAGGGTATTCATCGGATCGCCTTCAATCTCCTTTACGGTCATGTCGTCGTTGAGGATGACGCCTGATCTCTCAAAAATGGATCTGATCCTTTCATTTTCCGTGCTGACCCTCATGGCAGTTATGAGGATATCATTAAATATTCCTGCGGGATTATCCATCATATGCAATACATCCCTACTGAGAATGCTTCAGTTTTATGCCGTGTTTTGCCGCCAGCGCGTCGACTTCTCCTCCGACATGCAGTTCATGGGCGGCTTTGATATAGGCGGCGATTATACCCTTAGGGATGAGGCAGCCGTGTTGCGGGCAAATCAGCTCGATCCCGTAATGATCGTCCAGTTTTTCGATCCTCTTCAGCGCGTACTCAAGAGCCTTTTTCGATCCGAGGTACTGCCCGAGGAACGCCGAAAGCTGTGCCGGGTACTCTACCTCGACATAAAGGCTCGACTTCCCGGTGAATCCTCCAAACGCGTCAGATGAGAAGAGGCTTTTTGTTTTGAAATCGTAGGTGACCATTGAACCTACGAAGTGGCAATACGGCGTCATTATGAATTGAAGGGTGCGGTCGTTGCCGAATGTCAGTTCGTCGTCGTCGTCAAGAGGTACCATAGGGGAGGTGAAGCCGTAATGTTGCACAAGGACTTTCGCCTCCAGTGGAGCATAGACCTTGACGTCCGGATGAACCTCCTTTTCAATAAGCGGAATGGCGGCGCAGAGGTCTGGGTCCTGATGCTGGACGATGATATGCTTTATCTTCTTCATGTCGATAACCCCTCTGATCTTTTTCATCACGACATTAAAGAATTCAGGTTTGGCCGAGCCGGGGTCGATTACGACCGCTTCACCGCCGTCTACGATGAGATAAGGGATATTGTTGAAGCTGTTTGGAATGTCTTGAACTCCCAGGTGGTAGACACCTGGCGCGATCTCAATAGCATCACTGTCGTTGTAAGTATCTTTCAATTTTGCATTGCTCCGGATTATTAGCTCAATTATTCAACAATCTGTGTCATTTTAACCTACTCATGCAGGATAATAAAACTAAATCGTGAAATCTACAAAAAATTCGGGATGTTTTTCAATTCAGCAAAGAGCTCTGACGGTTTGAACGGTTTTTGGAGATAGGCGTTCGCGCCCAGGGATTTTGCCAAATTCCTGTCCTCCTCCATGGCATCGGTGGTGATCATGATCACCGGTATGTTCCTGAATTTCTCGTCGCCTTTTATGGTTTTCAGGAATTCCAGTCCATCCATGTTCGGCATATTAATGTCGCAGATTATAAGATCTATCTCGTTTTTAGCGAGCGCGTCGAGCGCTTCCAATCCGTCGGCGGCCTGAATATGGTTATCGAGGGAGGCCATCTTTTTCAAGGCGAATGTTACCATCGTTCTGAATGTCGAGGAATCATCCACTACCAATACAGTTTTAGAATTATTCGACATGGTTTTTTATTCTATTATTGTTTGGCTATTTAGGCAAAGCATTCTTGCCTCCAGCGGAAATAAGAGGTTTTTGGTACATTATGACCTTGGACATCGGTTTCATGTCGAAAAGTGTTGTTATTTTGA
This window harbors:
- a CDS encoding type II toxin-antitoxin system HicA family toxin, translating into MKKLPTLNGKNTVKALVRAGFKELRQSGSHKILKKDNFRVTVPMHSRDLKKGTLNNIIEQAGLTVEEFISFLK
- a CDS encoding type II toxin-antitoxin system HicB family antitoxin; this encodes MKTYYKVIFEPQVEGGYTVTVPSLPGCISEGDTFDEALLNIKDAITLYIESLKADGIPVPEENRLFLEVETIVEETADA
- a CDS encoding calcium/sodium antiporter, yielding MTLALISIIIGLVLLVWSADRFVEGSAVVARHFGVPPLLVGMLIIGFGTSAPEMVVSAIASLQGNPGLALGNAYGSNITNIALILGLTALIGPIAIHSQIIRRELPALIAVTGLTIALLWDGDLSRIDAIILLSVFCILTVWSIRLGLRERADTLKGEIEAELSSIAMSVGRAAFWLVVGLVILIASSRMLVWGSVEIARALGVSDLIIGLTIVAVGTSLPELASSLIAARKGEHDLAIGNVIGSNLFNTLTVVGIAGVINPMMIEPEVLSRDVLVMSLLTLFLFLLGYGFRGEGRVNRLEGGILLFSYIGYTAYLIHSVF
- the bamD gene encoding outer membrane protein assembly factor BamD, with protein sequence MKMNAKLIRNIGSLLICGAILSGCATTDKQILANESFDEANYYFAKGKYEFAQKKYQEILDEFPDSPLRLHALLGSADSYYMQGDFYLAAPVYKRFQELYPLDERTPHALFYEGMSYYRDIKDIPRDQSATEETIEAFTNFVMKYPGHPAHGFAKEKLGSLEELLAQKQMYIIEFYFRIDAFGSCIRRVDEFVAIFPSSKLVPRALLLKGKSYQNEEAFAKAKKVFEDLVASYGDTDSALEAKTELKKMNG
- a CDS encoding TrkA family potassium uptake protein, whose amino-acid sequence is MKKTKRFAVIGLGKFGFYLARSLFERGHDVISIDIDKDVVQEIKDYSTQAIIADATNKDTLLSLGIKDVDIAIVSLGTRMDHSILVTLHLKEIGLNEIVVKAITEDHRKILSMIGATEVIFPERDMAEKLAHSLSSPNIMDFLPLTEGVSIMEVVPLKSFVGKSIKDIQLRNKFGVQVIAVKEIVPERMNLIPAPDTIVKESDVLVLMGRDEDLAKLEDQSE
- a CDS encoding FprA family A-type flavoprotein; its protein translation is MKDTYNDSDAIEIAPGVYHLGVQDIPNSFNNIPYLIVDGGEAVVIDPGSAKPEFFNVVMKKIRGVIDMKKIKHIIVQHQDPDLCAAIPLIEKEVHPDVKVYAPLEAKVLVQHYGFTSPMVPLDDDDELTFGNDRTLQFIMTPYCHFVGSMVTYDFKTKSLFSSDAFGGFTGKSSLYVEVEYPAQLSAFLGQYLGSKKALEYALKRIEKLDDHYGIELICPQHGCLIPKGIIAAYIKAAHELHVGGEVDALAAKHGIKLKHSQ
- a CDS encoding response regulator — its product is MSNNSKTVLVVDDSSTFRTMVTFALKKMASLDNHIQAADGLEALDALAKNEIDLIICDINMPNMDGLEFLKTIKGDEKFRNIPVIMITTDAMEEDRNLAKSLGANAYLQKPFKPSELFAELKNIPNFL